In a genomic window of Balaenoptera ricei isolate mBalRic1 chromosome 3, mBalRic1.hap2, whole genome shotgun sequence:
- the CCT5 gene encoding T-complex protein 1 subunit epsilon: MASVGTLAFDEYGRPFLIIKDQDRKSRLMGLEALKSHIMAAKAVANTMRTSLGPNGLDKMMVDKDGDVTVTNDGATILSMMDVDHQIAKLMVELSKSQDDEIGDGTTGVVVLAGALLEEAEQLLDRGIHPIRIADGYEQAARIAIEYLDRISDSVLVDMKDTEPLIQTAKTTLGSKVVNSCHRQMAEIAVNAVLTVADMQRRDVDFELIKVEGKVGGRLEDTKLIKGVIVDKDFSHPQMPKQVEDAKIAILTCPFEPPKPKTKHKLDVTSVDDFKALQKYEKEKFEEMIRQIKETGANLAICQWGFDDEANHLLLQNNLPAVRWVGGPEIELIAIATGGRIVPRFSELTAEKLGFAGLVKEISFGTTKDKMLVIEQCKNSRAVTIFIRGGNKMIIEEAKRSLHDALCVIRNLIRDNRVVYGGGAAEVACALAVSQEADKCPTLEQYAMRAFADALEVIPMALAENSGMNPIQTMTEVRAKQVKEMNPALGIDCMHRGTNDMKQQHVIETLIGKKQQISLATQMVRMILKIDDIRKPGESEE, from the exons ATGGCGTCCGTGGGGACCCTCGCCTTCGATGAATATGGCCGCCCTTTCCTCATCATCAAGGATCAGGACCGCAAGTCTCGTCTTATGGGACTTGAGGCCCTCAAG tcTCATATAATGGCAGCAAAGGCTGTAGCAAATACAATGAGAACATCACTTGGACCAAATG GGCTCGATAAGATGATGGTGGATAAGGATGGCGACGTGACCGTAACTAATGACGGTGCCACCATCTTAAGCATGATGGATGTCGATCATCAGATCGCCAAGCTGATGGTCGAACTGTCCAAATCACAGGATGATGAAATTGGAGATGGAACCACAGGAGTGGTTG TCCTGGCTGGTGCCCTGTTGGAAGAGGCCGAGCAGCTGCTGGACCGCGGCATTCACCCCATCAGGATCGCCGATGGCTACGAGCAGGCCGCCCGCATCGCTATCGAGTACCTGGACAGGATCAGCGACAGTGTCCTCGTCGACATGAAGGACACCGAGCCCCTGATCCAGACCGCGAAGACCACGCTGGGCTCCAAAGT GGTTAACAGCTGTCACCGACAAATGGCCGAGATTGCCGTGAACGCCGTCCTCACTGTGGCCGACATGCAGCGCAGAGACGTTGACTTCGAGCTCATCAAAGTAGAAGGCAAAGTGGGCGGGAGGCTGGAGGACACCAAGCTGATCAAGGGCGTGATCGTGGACAAGGATTTCAGTCACCCGCAGATGCCCAAA CAAGTGGAAGATGCTAAGATTGCCATCCTCACGTGTCCATTTGAACCGCCGAAACCAAAGACGAAGCATAAGCTGGATGTGACGTCTGTAGACGATTTTAAAGCCCTTCAGAAATATGAAAAGGAGAAGTTTGAGGAGATGATTCGGCAG ATTAAAGAAACTGGCGCTAACCTAGCCATTTGCCAGTGGGGCTTTGACGACGAAGCAAATCATTTACTCCTTCAGAATAACCTGCCTGCGGTTCGTTGGGTCGGAGGCCCTGAAATCGAG CTGATCGCCATCGCCACGGGCGGCCGCATCGTCCCGAGGTTCTCAGAGCTCACGGCCGAGAAGCTGGGCTTTGCGGGTCTTGTGAAGGAGATTTCATTCGGGACCACCAAAGACAAGATGCTGGTCATCGAGCAGTGCAAGAACTCCAGAGCCGTCACCATTTTCATCAGAGGAGGAAATAAGATG ATCATCGAGGAAGCCAAACGATCCCTTCACGATGCTCTGTGTGTCATCCGGAACCTCATCCGTGACAACCGCGTGGTGTACGGCGGAGGCGCTGCCGAAGTAGCCTGTGCTCTGGCCGTCAGCCAGGAGGCCGACAAG TGCCCGACCTTGGAGCAGTACGCCATGCGAGCCTTCGCCGACGCCCTGGAGGTCATCCCCATGGCCCTCGCCGAAAACAGCGGCATGAATCCCATCCAGACTATGACCGAAGTCCGAGCCAAACAAGTGAAGGAGATGAACCCTGCCCTCGGGATTGACTGCATGCACAGGGGGACAAACG atatGAAGCAACAACACGTCATAGAAACCTTGATTGGCAAAAAGCAACAGATCTCTCTTGCAACACAGATGGTTAGAATGATTTTGAAGATTGATGACATCCGTAAGCCTGGAGaatctgaagaataa